In a single window of the bacterium genome:
- the efp gene encoding elongation factor P, whose product MIDTADFFKGLKLSIENKLFEIVDFQHNKTAMRKAVVWTKLRNLMDGSVIERTFQAGEKFKEPDYEEKEVQFLYKSGDTYSFMCNKTYEQIELRKEQTGDAWKFLTENITVKILFFAGNPIGINLPASVTLKIIETDPTFKGDTVSGSGKPAKLETGITVSVPFFVEVGEIIKIDTRTEKYIERAK is encoded by the coding sequence ATGATTGATACCGCTGATTTTTTTAAGGGACTAAAACTAAGCATTGAAAATAAACTTTTTGAAATTGTTGATTTCCAGCACAACAAGACGGCTATGAGGAAAGCGGTTGTATGGACAAAATTAAGGAACCTGATGGACGGGAGCGTGATTGAAAGGACTTTCCAGGCCGGCGAGAAATTCAAAGAACCTGATTATGAAGAAAAAGAAGTTCAATTTTTATACAAATCAGGCGACACTTACAGTTTCATGTGCAACAAAACCTATGAACAAATTGAACTAAGGAAAGAACAGACCGGCGACGCGTGGAAATTTCTGACAGAAAATATTACGGTAAAAATCCTTTTTTTTGCTGGAAATCCCATAGGGATAAACCTGCCGGCTTCTGTCACTTTAAAAATAATCGAAACCGACCCGACATTTAAAGGCGATACGGTTTCAGGAAGCGGAAAACCCGCGAAACTGGAAACCGGCATAACCGTGAGTGTCCCTTTCTTCGTGGAAGTCGGTGAGATCATAAAAATCGATACGAGGACGGAAAAATATATTGAACGGGCGAAATAA